Within Planococcus citri chromosome 2, ihPlaCitr1.1, whole genome shotgun sequence, the genomic segment GTTCTTTTCACATTTCTACGTTTCCTACACTTATTTTTGTAGAAAGGCTCGAGAAAGTATTcggttcttttttcaaaaaaaatttggcatcAACTTCGCAGCAACTTGAAAACTCGCAAGaatttaagtacctatgtagataTAGGCCTATAGCGAGCGTTTTTATGGTAGCGCAGGAACTATTACCTACATATTGCGTTTTACGGACAAGCATTTAGCATTTTTCACGACTCTCGACTTTTCGATTCATTTATGGCTCGATTATAGATAATTACCGTTTGTTTTTATGTAGCTATGTTCGCCCGAAGTAAACGGTTATATTTCCAAATGCTCGGATAACGGCTTCAAGTGCGCATCGTGCGAAGAATTGATTCATTGTGTTGGAATACCAACAAATTCTTTCAAAGTCAGCCTGATAAACTATTGCGATAATTCAAAGGGTCAATATTGTTCAATGGAGAAAGGTAGTTGCGTTAATGATGCGAATGCTTGCCAAATATTTGGTTTGAAAACATTACATTGCGAGGTAAGCTACggaataggatttttttttagttttttagatAACGTCGCTCTGAGATTTTGAACGCGTTTTATAAGAGTCGTTTTAATATGTACCGATCTACTGTCtattatttttatcgaatttccaggtccattttttaaattcactctTATCCGCCTACATATTTGTTTAAATACTACATACCTAGTTCCAACGTtatttataaaactttttttttttttttttgaatttcgaatccattttattaaaataagtacggcacaaaaataaaaaaatgtaaaatgaataaGTATAGGAATAAGCGATAATGATTCGATATACGATTAATTTAAACAGGACACTGGCGCCTTCCCTGATCCGTATGACTGTAACTCTTACCACATGTGTATCAAACGAGACGATGCGTGGATCAGTACGAAGCATAATTGCCCGGAAGACCGAGCTTTTGATCCGCTAACCGCAACCTGTCGCTTCAAACTTACACATCGTGTTTGTCAAGAAAAGCCCGTTGAACCGTGCATGCGACCATTACAGCACGGACCTATTTTAGAAAATCCGAATATTTATTTCGTGTGCGTACAAAACGACGTTCACGATCATAGACTAGAACCGCGCCTTTATAAATGCAAACCTGGTCACATCTACTCCGAACACGTTTGCATCGAAAGTGCGAGTATTTCTTCGTcggaaatgaaatttgtttgcGAAAAACCAGGAAATTTTGCCGATCCGCGTAACTGTTACCGCTATTTCGAATGCGACGGAGATTTGAAATCAGCTCACAAAACCTGTCGTCCGGGTACGTATTTTGACCCGAAAGAAGCTACGTGCGTGAAAGGAACATGTTGAATTGTCGGATGGTTTGTTACTTTGTACCCTGCACTTACCTATACTAAAATATAGCGTTGAAATTCGTGCGATTACTTATTCCAGTGAAgtagaagtaggtatgtactcgtatgtactacaAACACGAACGTAAAGAAtctactttatttttaaataatgtacaaaaaatatttcatcataggtaggtaaggtaggtattcAATTCATACAACAACATGATACTAAACAATGGGAGCAAGTACGCATATGTATACACAGACAGGGTGGACAGGCAAATTTGTGGACAAGTGTACATATACAAACTTACATGCAAATTGGTTTAGTGGGTGCCTAAACGGTCAGGTAGGTTAGATACCATATaaatatacttacattttttcgtcCAACGAATTTATGGCCCAAGTgccatttgaatattttcaaaatccgcaggcagataggtaggtaattgataaGAACACGAGAAGTTTGCTCGTGATCGGCGATGGGGGGATCATCGAAAGTTGGGCTtacaattaggtacatattaatcGTCGTTGATGATCGGTTCTGTGTCGTCGTCATACAATGACGATAAATGCGATCTGACTTTCTTCTTGCTGATCGTTCCCCAATTAGTTTTTTCACCTTCGGACGACGATAGCAACACTAAATAAGGTGACGATGAATCGTTCAATTTGCTATTTCGTATTCCGTAACCAAAATATAATAGAAGTCCTGCAAGAAAAAAACGTTCGATAGGTAATACCTAACACAATGCGGACGCGCCAACACTCGCGCTCATTCGATGCAAGcaacaaaatattaaaacgaTGACTGTTGTAcattacgagtatgtacatgTACATCTTATGCAGATTGGTATAGtggatatactcgtaggtatgtactatgtaatgcggtaggtacttatttatttttccgtTAGGTACCTAATGCCATCCACAAGATGAAACGTATCCAAgtaagaaaattcaagttggcCATCAATTCGACATTGCATAAAATACTCAGGGCTGGTAAATACGGCACTAGAGGaactttgaatttcaaaccAGTTGTGTTCTGTTCGTGCGCTTCGATCACAATAATACCTACGGAAGTATACACATAGGCTATAGatacatacctaggtactttcTTTACGAGCTTAAAACA encodes:
- the LOC135833842 gene encoding uncharacterized protein LOC135833842, producing the protein MLLTVTLVNIIFGFALCSPEVNGYISKCSDNGFKCASCEELIHCVGIPTNSFKVSLINYCDNSKGQYCSMEKGSCVNDANACQIFGLKTLHCEDTGAFPDPYDCNSYHMCIKRDDAWISTKHNCPEDRAFDPLTATCRFKLTHRVCQEKPVEPCMRPLQHGPILENPNIYFVCVQNDVHDHRLEPRLYKCKPGHIYSEHVCIESASISSSEMKFVCEKPGNFADPRNCYRYFECDGDLKSAHKTCRPGTYFDPKEATCVKGTC